The Nostoc sp. 'Lobaria pulmonaria (5183) cyanobiont' DNA window TTTAAATTCTGCGAGATTACATACTTAAAAAAAACAATCCTTTGGGGTATTGTTTTTGGAATTACGTATCCTGATTAGTTTCTTTTAACTCAGGAGCAAAACGAAAATTACCAACTTATTTAGCAAATGGAGCTATGATAGCAAAAAATTTTATTTTTTTCACGGAGTATTGCATCTGGCAACCCGACGTTGCCATACTTTAGGGGCGATACCTAAAGGGTAAGCTGTCCAGTTTCTAATCGCTGATTGCAAACATTGCATATCTAGGGGATGCAAACATTGATACAGCTACCTATCAGAAAAGTTAAAAGGGTATAGTCTGTTATGTGTGCTTATTGCACAGAAGGTTATTTTAACCTTAGCAAAAACAGACAATCAAGACAATCAATCGAAAGTGCAGTATTTCCCATCTAAAAAAATTTAAAAATTTATGGTAGTTGCTCGTAAATCTACTGTTTCTACAAGGGGTAATTGGTTCCGGCGAGATTCTCTTCTTTCTTTAGGGAGGCGACGCTCTGCGCGCATGGAGTCAGCAGCACGGAGCGCTTCTACACCAGTATCCTCTCAAAGACAACGGCGTTTATCGAAAAATTTAGTGGTTTCTCCCACAAATGAGGCAGTTATAGCCAAATCGGTGAAAGAGTTGGGCAGACAACAATTACCAAATCTCAATGAGCAGTTGAATGCGAACCAAAAGACTGTGGGGGAAGGTTTTCTTGGTCTTCCCACAATGCCTAATTCTGGAGCCGCACCTTTGTGGTTGCTGCGCTTGTATACCTTTCATCGTTATTCGTCAGTTGTAGCGTTCTTGTTAGTAGCATCGACACTTGCTGTTTATGCTTGGACAGTATATTCTCAAGAGCTTTGGGGTCAGTCATATCGCAGACTGCAAAACCTCCAACGTCATGAACGGCTGCTAACAACAACCAACGCAACGCTAAAAAATAAAATGGCTAATGAAGCAGAACAACCAACAGCAGGGCTGGTATCGCCAACTCCTGAAGGGGTGATTTTCTTGCCTCCAGCATCTCAGAGTCCTAAGCCAGCATCGCCTAACACAACGCCAAATTCTGAAAAGCAACCGCAAACACTCTCGCCACTGGGATACTAATCGTAATTCGTCAGAACCCAATGCAGAAGTCACCAAGGAAAACAAAATTCAGAAAGTTTCAGAATCCAGGATTCACAGGGCGACACAAGGGTGATAAACGAGGGATTTTGGGAAAATTAGCCTCTAATATGCAAGACCAAACATCCAACACTAAGTCCCGACTGTTCATCGTCTGGGGCGTATTGATGGCATCAGGGTTGGGGTTGGCTATTAACTTGTATAATCTACAAATTGTCAAGGGGCCAAAGTTAACTGAGCAGGCGCGCAACCAGCAAATGGTAAATTTGCGACCTTTTATGCCCCGTCGCCCGGTCGTAGATCGCAATAGCGATCTGTTGGCGATTGACCGTCCTGTATATACTTTATACGCTCATCCCAAGCTGTTTGATAAGTCTAATGAAGAGATGGCAGAGCGACTTGCCCCAATTTTGGCAAAAGATACTGCTGAATTGGTGAAAACTTTTGAAAGTAAAAGAAGTGGAATTATCCTTGCGCCAGCCTTACCAGAAGAAATTATCGATCGCGTCATCTCTTTGCGCTTAAATGGCCTGGAGTGGATTCAAAAATACTCCCGATTTTACCCGCCAGACGATTTGGTTGCTGATGTGGTGGGTTATGTGAATGTTGACCGTCGCGGTCAAGCTGGTGTGGAATACTCTCAAGAGAAGTTGCTAGAACGTCCTGTGCAAACGGTGCGGCTCAGTCGGTCGGGGAATGGGGCCCTGATGCCGGATCGTGCGCCCGAAGGTTTTTTGCATTTTGATGATTTACAATTACAACTCACTATCGATAGCCGTCTGCAACGAATTGCTCGGATTGCGCTCAAACAACAGATGGAGAAGTTTGACGCTAAACGTGGGGCAGTAATTGTCATGGATGCATTGGATGGTTCCTTACTCGCCCTCGTTTCTCAGCCTACTTATAATCCTAATGAATATGCTAAAGCTAATATTTCACTATTTAAAAACTGGACGGTGGCGGATCTTTATGAACCAGGATCGACTTTTAAGCCTTTGAATGTGGCGATCGCTCTGGAAAATGGCATCATCAAACCAGATGATATGTTTAATGACTCCGGTTCGATTCGAGTCGCTAATTACACCATCAAAAATGCGATGAATAATAGTAATGGACGAATCAGCATCGCTCAGATTTTGCAGTATTCCAGCAACATTGGCATGGTGCAAATTATCCAACGTTTAAAGCCTTCAATTTACTACAACTGGTTAGAACGCTTAGGGCTAGGACAAAAAGTTGATACAGATTTACCTTTTGAAGTCGGCGGACGGCTCAAAAGTCAAGAAGAATTTATCGCTTCCCCGATTGAACCAGCTACTACTTCCTTTGGGCAAGGCTTTTCCATGACACCGTTACAGCTAGTGCAAATGCACGGTGCTTTAGCTAATGGCGGTAAGTTAGTTACACCCCATGTAGTTCGCGGGTTAATTGATAGCAAAGGCCAGATGCATGATTCACCCACTCGCACCATCCCCCGCCAAATTTTCTCAACCGCAACAACTCAAAAGGTTGTGGAAATGATGGAAACTGTTGTTACTCAAGGCAGCGGGAAGGCGTCACAAATTCCGGGATATCGCATTGCTGGTAAAACTGGTACAGCCCAAAAAGCTAGTCCGAATGGCGGATACATTAAGGGTGCTAGAATGACCAGTTTTGTGGCTATTTTACCCGTGGAATCTCCTCGTTATGTAGTGTTTGCACTGGTGGATGAGCCAAAAGGAGAAAGTGCTTATGGTTCTACTGTCGCCGCGCCAATTGTGAAGTCGGTGATCGAAGCACTAATTCCTCTCGAGCAGATTCCGCCCAGTAAGGCGATCGAGCAACAAATGAAAGCGCCCTAGGGAGGGGGGAGTGGGGAAGCAGGGGAAGCAGGGGAAGCAGGGGAAGCAGGGGAAGCAAGGGAGCAGGGGAGCAGGGGAGTAGAGTTAAAAGCACTCATTCACGAGTATTAAAGACTCATTCACGAGTATCAAAGACTCATCGGCGAGTATTAAAGACTCATCGGCGAGTATTAAAGACTCATCGGCGAGTATCAAAGACTCATTCACGAGTATCAAAGACTCATCGGCGAGTATCAAAGACTCGTCAGCGAGTATTAAAGACTCATTCCCTATTCTCCATGCCCAATGCCCAATACTTCGGCTTACCTCGACTTCGCTCGGTACAAGTCGCTCA harbors:
- a CDS encoding peptidoglycan D,D-transpeptidase FtsI family protein, translated to MQKSPRKTKFRKFQNPGFTGRHKGDKRGILGKLASNMQDQTSNTKSRLFIVWGVLMASGLGLAINLYNLQIVKGPKLTEQARNQQMVNLRPFMPRRPVVDRNSDLLAIDRPVYTLYAHPKLFDKSNEEMAERLAPILAKDTAELVKTFESKRSGIILAPALPEEIIDRVISLRLNGLEWIQKYSRFYPPDDLVADVVGYVNVDRRGQAGVEYSQEKLLERPVQTVRLSRSGNGALMPDRAPEGFLHFDDLQLQLTIDSRLQRIARIALKQQMEKFDAKRGAVIVMDALDGSLLALVSQPTYNPNEYAKANISLFKNWTVADLYEPGSTFKPLNVAIALENGIIKPDDMFNDSGSIRVANYTIKNAMNNSNGRISIAQILQYSSNIGMVQIIQRLKPSIYYNWLERLGLGQKVDTDLPFEVGGRLKSQEEFIASPIEPATTSFGQGFSMTPLQLVQMHGALANGGKLVTPHVVRGLIDSKGQMHDSPTRTIPRQIFSTATTQKVVEMMETVVTQGSGKASQIPGYRIAGKTGTAQKASPNGGYIKGARMTSFVAILPVESPRYVVFALVDEPKGESAYGSTVAAPIVKSVIEALIPLEQIPPSKAIEQQMKAP